The Exiguobacterium aurantiacum DSM 6208 genome includes a window with the following:
- the pabA gene encoding aminodeoxychorismate/anthranilate synthase component II — translation MILLIDNYDSFTYNLVQYFGELGEQIVVRRNDDITLEDIDTLSPDYLVISPGPCTPNEAGISIEAIRSFAGRIPILGVCLGHQAIAQAFGGEVVHAERLMHGKTSPIRHDGKTIFTGIPQETIVTRYHSLAVARESFPDCLEVTAETQEGEIMALRHKSLPIEGVQYHPEAILTEHGKEMVRNFIEVYRHVALA, via the coding sequence ATGATATTACTCATTGATAACTACGATTCATTCACTTACAACTTGGTCCAATACTTCGGGGAACTGGGCGAGCAGATCGTCGTCCGGCGAAATGACGACATCACGCTCGAAGACATCGACACGTTAAGTCCGGACTATCTCGTCATCTCACCAGGGCCCTGTACGCCGAACGAGGCCGGGATCAGCATTGAGGCGATTCGTTCGTTCGCCGGTCGTATCCCGATTCTCGGCGTCTGTCTCGGGCACCAAGCGATCGCGCAAGCGTTCGGCGGTGAAGTCGTCCATGCCGAACGTCTCATGCATGGAAAGACGTCGCCGATTCGCCATGACGGGAAGACGATTTTTACGGGAATCCCGCAAGAGACGATCGTGACACGGTACCATTCGCTCGCCGTAGCCCGGGAGTCGTTCCCCGACTGTCTCGAAGTGACGGCGGAAACACAGGAAGGCGAGATCATGGCGCTACGGCATAAGTCGTTGCCAATCGAAGGGGTCCAGTATCATCCGGAGGCAATTTTGACGGAACACGGCAAAGAGATGGTTCGAAACTTCATTGAGGTATACCGCCATGTGGCTTTGGCATAA
- a CDS encoding aminotransferase class IV, producing the protein MWLWHNGELRGSDEVTIPVYDHGFLYGMGLFETFRTFEGHPFLWDAHWERLEKSMEALWIDLPYKKQDIEQAIQDVTRQNNAPNLYIRLNVSAGVAPLGLHDGRYVRPNVTLLVKPLPDAFEPVEKTLEALPFPRSRPEAAFRLKSHHYMNNILGKRALVDRTAEGLFADETGRVVEGLVSNVCWTDGDGRLWTTPLSTGALAGVTRQWVIDTFDVSERDVTFAQLAEATEIWLTNSVQQIAPVTEFAGKRFPGRRGEHFIDAWSVLIQTIEKESAK; encoded by the coding sequence ATGTGGCTTTGGCATAACGGCGAATTGCGCGGAAGCGATGAAGTGACGATTCCCGTATACGATCACGGCTTTCTATACGGGATGGGCTTGTTCGAGACGTTCCGAACGTTTGAAGGACACCCGTTTCTATGGGACGCGCATTGGGAGCGACTAGAGAAAAGCATGGAGGCGCTTTGGATCGACCTCCCATATAAGAAACAAGACATCGAGCAGGCGATCCAAGACGTCACCCGTCAAAATAACGCGCCGAACCTCTATATCCGGCTCAACGTCTCCGCGGGAGTCGCACCGCTCGGTCTTCATGACGGACGTTACGTGCGACCGAACGTGACGCTCCTTGTCAAACCGTTGCCCGACGCGTTCGAACCGGTCGAGAAGACGCTTGAGGCGCTCCCATTTCCGAGAAGCCGGCCCGAGGCGGCGTTCCGGCTGAAATCTCATCATTATATGAACAACATTCTCGGGAAGCGCGCGCTCGTCGACCGAACAGCGGAAGGGTTGTTCGCGGATGAGACGGGACGCGTCGTCGAAGGTCTCGTCTCGAACGTATGTTGGACGGACGGTGATGGCCGGCTTTGGACGACCCCGCTCTCGACAGGGGCTCTGGCCGGGGTGACCCGTCAGTGGGTGATCGACACGTTTGACGTCTCCGAACGCGACGTGACGTTCGCGCAACTGGCCGAAGCGACCGAAATTTGGCTCACAAATTCGGTACAACAGATCGCCCCGGTGACGGAATTTGCAGGGAAGCGTTTCCCGGGACGACGAGGAGAACATTTTATCGACGCCTGGTCGGTTTTGATCCAGACGATTGAAAAGGAGAGTGCGAAATGA
- the folP gene encoding dihydropteroate synthase, whose product MTNVMGILNVTPDSFSDGGRYTALDAAVAHAKQLVIDGADAIDVGGESTRPGAQLVSAEDEIARVVPVIRRLKQELDVLVSIDTYKPEVARAALEAGADIINDVWGSKWGDRSMADVAKAFNVPIILMHNRDNRNYGHFIEEVVGDMQESIEIAHEAGVPDELIWLDPGIGFAKDYEQNLELLNRLDVITNLGYPVLLGTSRKSFIGQALDLPTEERGEGTIATTCLGIMKGCAWVRVHDVLANKRAARMMDVMLGGGQRG is encoded by the coding sequence ATGACAAACGTGATGGGCATTTTAAACGTGACGCCGGATTCGTTTTCGGATGGCGGGCGCTATACGGCGCTTGATGCTGCGGTGGCGCACGCGAAGCAACTCGTCATAGACGGCGCCGACGCGATTGACGTCGGGGGTGAATCGACTCGCCCGGGGGCACAGCTCGTTTCAGCTGAAGACGAGATCGCCCGGGTCGTGCCGGTCATCCGTCGTTTGAAACAAGAGCTAGACGTGTTAGTCTCGATTGATACGTATAAACCGGAAGTGGCGCGAGCGGCGCTGGAAGCGGGAGCTGACATCATCAATGACGTCTGGGGTTCGAAGTGGGGAGATCGTTCGATGGCGGACGTCGCCAAAGCGTTCAACGTTCCAATCATCCTTATGCATAATCGCGACAATCGAAATTATGGTCACTTTATCGAAGAAGTCGTCGGTGACATGCAAGAGTCGATTGAAATTGCCCACGAAGCCGGGGTGCCGGATGAATTGATTTGGCTCGACCCGGGCATCGGGTTCGCCAAAGATTATGAACAGAACTTGGAGCTCTTGAATCGACTCGACGTCATCACGAACCTCGGCTACCCGGTATTGCTTGGAACGTCACGCAAGTCCTTCATCGGACAAGCGCTCGACTTACCGACCGAAGAGCGGGGGGAAGGGACGATCGCGACGACGTGTCTCGGTATTATGAAAGGCTGTGCCTGGGTAAGGGTTCATGACGTGCTCGCGAATAAGCGGGCAGCCCGGATGATGGATGTAATGTTAGGAGGCGGACAACGTGGATAA
- the folB gene encoding dihydroneopterin aldolase, translating into MDKMYVNGMRFYGYHGVFEEENRLGQRFHIDLMCELDLAPAGQSDNLEDGVSYAGLYQLTEDIVTGEAVNLLETLGERITKAVLAHSEKIQAVTVKVIKPDPPIPGHYDSVAIEMTRRRNG; encoded by the coding sequence GTGGATAAGATGTATGTGAACGGAATGCGCTTTTACGGGTATCACGGTGTGTTTGAAGAAGAGAATCGGCTCGGACAACGGTTTCATATCGATTTGATGTGTGAACTGGATCTCGCGCCAGCCGGCCAGTCCGACAATTTGGAAGACGGCGTCAGTTATGCCGGGCTTTATCAACTGACGGAAGACATCGTCACGGGGGAAGCGGTGAACCTTCTTGAAACACTTGGCGAGCGCATCACGAAGGCGGTGCTCGCCCATAGTGAGAAGATTCAAGCGGTGACGGTGAAGGTCATCAAACCGGATCCGCCCATCCCTGGGCATTACGATTCGGTCGCCATTGAGATGACACGGAGGCGAAACGGATGA
- the folK gene encoding 2-amino-4-hydroxy-6-hydroxymethyldihydropteridine diphosphokinase, translating to MIYVALGSNIGERASYLHEAIQAMEADGLQVTKQSAVYETAPVGYTEQPSFYNMVVEVATTRSAEEVLSLLQQIEQRLGRERLFKNGPRTIDLDILVFNGEDIQSKHLSVPHPRMHERAFVLAPLAEIAPSLEVRGKTVQKLLVALPESERSDVIRLEPLQSLVNPV from the coding sequence ATGATTTATGTCGCACTCGGTTCAAACATTGGAGAGCGGGCAAGTTATTTGCATGAAGCGATTCAAGCGATGGAAGCGGACGGCCTTCAAGTGACGAAACAGTCGGCCGTGTACGAGACGGCACCGGTCGGTTATACTGAGCAACCTTCGTTTTATAATATGGTCGTTGAAGTGGCGACGACGCGGTCGGCGGAGGAAGTACTGTCACTCTTACAACAAATCGAACAGCGGCTCGGGCGGGAGCGGTTGTTCAAGAACGGACCTCGCACGATCGACCTTGACATCTTGGTGTTTAACGGCGAAGATATACAATCGAAGCACTTATCTGTACCGCATCCGCGGATGCATGAACGCGCTTTTGTCCTTGCCCCGCTTGCGGAGATTGCTCCGTCGCTCGAGGTGAGAGGAAAGACGGTTCAAAAGCTGCTCGTCGCCCTTCCGGAGTCGGAACGAAGCGATGTCATTCGGCTTGAACCGTTACAGTCACTTGTCAATCCGGTGTAA
- the dusB gene encoding tRNA dihydrouridine synthase DusB, producing MSGFKIGNVDIKNRAVLAPMAGVTNPAFRLIAKEFGAGLVCAEMVSDKGILLENARTLRMLYVDEREKPLSLQIFGGSKETLVRAAQYVDQNTNADIIDINMGCPVPKVTKCEAGAKWLLDPDKVYEMVDAVSNAVEKPVTVKMRLGWDEEHVYVLDNVRAAQSGGAAAIAIHGRTRSQQYEGTANWDWIGEAKKIATVPIIGNGDISTPQEAKHAIDHYGVDAVMIGRAALGNPWMLYQTVQYLETGELPPEPAAREKIDICMLHLDRLIAIKGELTAVREMRQHAAWYLKGLKGSGPVRKQINEVESRDAFGIVLYHFVEQLERQMQEV from the coding sequence ATGTCAGGATTTAAGATTGGGAACGTGGACATTAAAAATCGGGCGGTCCTTGCCCCGATGGCCGGCGTCACGAATCCGGCGTTCCGACTCATCGCCAAAGAGTTCGGTGCCGGACTCGTCTGCGCTGAAATGGTAAGTGATAAAGGCATACTGTTAGAGAACGCTCGTACGTTACGGATGCTCTATGTAGATGAACGTGAGAAGCCGCTTAGCTTACAGATTTTCGGTGGGTCGAAAGAGACGCTCGTACGGGCGGCTCAATACGTTGACCAAAACACGAACGCCGATATCATTGATATCAACATGGGATGCCCTGTCCCGAAAGTAACGAAATGCGAGGCGGGCGCAAAATGGTTGCTTGACCCTGATAAAGTCTATGAGATGGTGGACGCCGTCTCGAACGCTGTCGAAAAACCGGTGACCGTGAAGATGCGTCTCGGTTGGGATGAAGAGCACGTCTATGTGCTAGACAACGTCAGAGCCGCCCAGTCAGGCGGGGCCGCGGCGATTGCCATTCATGGACGTACCCGTTCCCAACAATATGAAGGAACGGCGAATTGGGACTGGATCGGTGAGGCGAAAAAGATTGCGACCGTCCCGATTATCGGGAACGGCGATATCTCGACGCCGCAAGAAGCGAAGCACGCGATCGACCATTATGGCGTTGATGCCGTCATGATCGGGCGAGCGGCACTCGGGAATCCGTGGATGCTCTATCAGACGGTGCAATATTTAGAGACAGGTGAACTCCCGCCGGAACCGGCAGCGCGTGAGAAGATTGATATTTGTATGTTGCATCTCGATCGTCTGATTGCCATCAAAGGTGAGCTGACCGCGGTACGTGAGATGCGCCAACATGCGGCCTGGTATTTGAAAGGTCTAAAAGGAAGCGGTCCGGTTCGTAAGCAAATCAATGAAGTTGAATCTCGGGATGCGTTCGGGATTGTGCTCTATCATTTTGTCGAACAGCTCGAGCGACAAATGCAAGAAGTGTGA
- the lysS gene encoding lysine--tRNA ligase produces MSHELEMNDQMQVRFEKMTEMREQGLDPFGRRFERSAHAGELHEQYEAIEKEALAEQDVEVTLAGRIMTKRGKGKVFFAHIQDVTGQIQIYVRKNDVGDEPFDLFKSSDLGDIVGVKGKLFKTNVGELSIHVEEFELLTKALRPLPDKYHGLKDVEQRYRQRYLDLITNNDSRQTFILRSRIISEIRNFLNHRGYLEVETPMLHTIAGGAAARPFLTHHNALDMELYMRIAIELHLKRLIVGGLERVYEIGRVFRNEGISTRHNPEFTMIELYEAYADYNDIMDLTEELVAHVAKEVLGTTDVQYGEDTIHLGVGWKRAHMVDLVKEETGVDFWQQMSDEDARALAKEHGVEVQDHMTFGHIVNEFFEQKVEETLLQPTFVTGHPVEVSPLAKKNDQDPRFTDRFELFIVRREHANAFTELNDPIDQRERFEAQLLEKEAGNDEAHELDNDFLEALEYGMPPTGGLGIGIDRLVMLLTDAPSIRDVLLFPTMRHQQ; encoded by the coding sequence GTGAGTCACGAGTTGGAAATGAACGACCAAATGCAGGTGCGTTTTGAGAAGATGACCGAGATGCGTGAACAAGGGCTTGACCCGTTCGGACGTCGGTTCGAACGCTCTGCCCATGCCGGTGAATTACATGAGCAGTATGAGGCGATTGAAAAAGAAGCCTTGGCCGAACAAGACGTCGAAGTGACGCTTGCTGGACGAATCATGACGAAACGTGGAAAAGGGAAAGTGTTCTTTGCCCATATCCAAGACGTAACAGGACAAATCCAAATCTACGTTCGTAAAAATGACGTAGGTGACGAACCGTTCGATTTATTTAAATCATCTGACCTTGGAGACATCGTCGGTGTGAAAGGGAAGTTGTTCAAGACGAATGTCGGCGAATTGTCGATTCATGTTGAGGAGTTCGAACTCTTGACGAAAGCGCTTCGTCCGCTTCCTGATAAATATCACGGCTTAAAAGACGTCGAGCAACGCTATCGCCAACGTTACTTGGATTTAATTACGAATAACGATTCACGTCAAACGTTTATTTTGCGTAGCCGCATCATTTCAGAAATCCGGAACTTCTTAAACCACCGCGGTTACTTGGAAGTTGAAACACCGATGTTGCACACGATCGCAGGTGGAGCAGCGGCTCGCCCGTTCCTTACGCATCACAACGCCCTCGATATGGAGCTTTATATGCGAATCGCGATCGAGCTTCATTTGAAGCGTTTGATTGTCGGTGGTCTCGAGCGTGTGTATGAGATCGGACGCGTCTTCCGCAATGAAGGAATCTCAACACGCCATAACCCAGAGTTCACGATGATCGAATTATATGAAGCGTATGCGGACTATAATGACATCATGGACTTGACGGAAGAACTCGTCGCTCACGTCGCTAAAGAAGTTCTCGGCACGACGGACGTCCAGTACGGTGAAGATACGATTCACCTCGGAGTCGGTTGGAAACGGGCCCACATGGTGGATTTAGTAAAAGAAGAGACAGGTGTGGACTTCTGGCAACAGATGTCGGACGAAGACGCGCGCGCATTGGCGAAAGAGCACGGCGTCGAAGTTCAAGACCATATGACGTTCGGTCATATCGTCAATGAATTCTTTGAGCAAAAAGTCGAAGAGACGTTACTTCAGCCGACGTTCGTCACCGGGCATCCGGTAGAAGTATCACCGCTTGCGAAGAAGAACGACCAAGACCCGCGTTTCACGGATCGCTTTGAATTGTTTATCGTTCGTCGCGAACACGCGAACGCATTCACGGAATTGAACGATCCGATCGATCAGCGTGAACGGTTTGAAGCCCAGTTGCTTGAAAAAGAAGCAGGAAACGATGAAGCGCATGAACTAGATAATGATTTCTTGGAAGCACTTGAGTATGGCATGCCGCCAACGGGTGGTCTCGGAATCGGGATTGACCGTTTAGTCATGTTGCTTACAGATGCACCTTCGATTCGTGACGTCTTACTTTTCCCGACGATGCGTCATCAGCAGTAA
- a CDS encoding CtsR family transcriptional regulator: MRNISDVIEQYLKQVLKESQADTIEIKRQDIAKRFECVPSQINYVINTRFTVEKGYLVESKRGGGGYIRIRRVILNEKQDLLASLIDYLHEQPRLTEQVIENILVRLFEEGLLNEREVRLLFHVLSDESLGLHADDRYLIRRQQLLALMKLLSYR, encoded by the coding sequence ATGAGAAACATATCTGATGTGATCGAACAGTATTTAAAGCAAGTGCTGAAAGAAAGTCAGGCCGATACGATTGAAATCAAGAGGCAAGACATCGCGAAACGTTTTGAATGTGTCCCGTCTCAAATCAACTACGTCATCAACACACGATTCACAGTCGAAAAAGGGTATCTCGTAGAAAGCAAGCGAGGCGGAGGCGGGTATATTCGGATCCGTCGCGTTATTTTAAACGAGAAACAAGATCTGTTAGCGAGTTTGATTGATTACTTACATGAGCAACCCCGACTGACAGAACAAGTGATTGAGAATATATTAGTCCGTTTATTCGAAGAAGGACTATTGAATGAACGTGAAGTTCGACTGCTCTTTCATGTGCTCTCAGACGAATCACTAGGATTGCATGCGGATGACCGTTATTTGATTCGCAGACAGCAGTTGCTTGCATTGATGAAACTGTTAAGTTATCGCTGA
- a CDS encoding UvrB/UvrC motif-containing protein has product MFRDDLIKMARQYQQGHDHHVGSIPNLLRTPDERIEERLVKLAGELEQAVEQEDYERAARIKKEMIQLKGQGEA; this is encoded by the coding sequence GTGTTTCGAGATGACTTGATCAAGATGGCGCGTCAATATCAACAAGGGCACGATCATCATGTCGGATCGATTCCTAATTTGCTACGGACACCGGACGAACGAATCGAAGAGCGACTAGTAAAGTTAGCAGGGGAGTTAGAGCAAGCCGTCGAACAAGAAGATTATGAACGCGCAGCGCGCATCAAAAAAGAAATGATTCAATTGAAAGGTCAAGGTGAGGCATGA
- a CDS encoding protein arginine kinase codes for MMETFLKHPLGPKMNERAKLDDLVISTRIRLARNLKDTVFSPVLSKEGQRQLCERVEASLGGLQGFEYLRMSSYDAVTRQALVEKHLISPTIAEKEDSAVFLSEDETISVLINEEDHLRIQTLLPGLQVTEAFELAKRVDELCEESLPYAFDETLGYLTTCPSNIGTGLRASVMLHLPGLTLTGRITPILKELRKLGYTIRGRYGEGSDAAGRLFQLSNQRTLGSHESQLLSDFIEITEQVIQAERQAREYLLTNNQDELEDQFYRSYGILRYAKLLSSTEAIERLSDLHLASDLGLLSDWSPPQFHDLIVRMQSGFLQKHFGKTLSTKERDRERATLVRRTLDQGLV; via the coding sequence ATGATGGAGACATTCCTCAAACATCCACTTGGTCCGAAAATGAATGAACGCGCGAAACTCGATGACCTTGTCATCTCGACACGGATTCGGCTCGCTCGTAATTTGAAAGATACGGTCTTCTCTCCGGTGTTATCAAAAGAGGGGCAACGGCAACTATGTGAGCGAGTCGAGGCATCGCTCGGAGGATTGCAAGGATTTGAATACTTGCGAATGTCTTCGTATGATGCGGTGACACGTCAAGCACTCGTCGAGAAGCATCTCATCAGTCCGACGATTGCTGAAAAAGAAGATAGCGCCGTTTTCTTAAGTGAAGATGAAACGATCAGTGTCCTCATCAATGAAGAAGACCATCTACGAATTCAGACACTCTTACCTGGATTACAAGTGACCGAGGCGTTCGAGCTTGCGAAACGTGTGGACGAACTGTGTGAGGAGTCGCTCCCTTATGCGTTCGATGAGACGCTAGGCTATTTGACAACATGTCCTAGCAACATTGGAACCGGACTCCGCGCCTCGGTCATGTTACACTTGCCGGGATTGACGCTGACCGGACGAATAACTCCTATATTAAAAGAACTTCGTAAACTCGGATACACGATTCGCGGACGTTATGGAGAAGGGAGCGATGCTGCCGGGCGATTGTTTCAATTATCCAACCAACGAACGCTTGGCAGCCACGAGTCGCAACTCTTGTCAGACTTTATAGAAATCACGGAACAAGTCATTCAGGCGGAGCGTCAAGCCCGCGAATACCTGCTTACGAACAACCAGGATGAGCTTGAAGATCAGTTTTATCGTTCCTATGGCATTTTGCGATACGCGAAATTATTATCGTCGACTGAGGCGATAGAACGCCTATCGGATCTTCACTTAGCAAGTGACCTCGGATTGTTATCCGATTGGAGTCCCCCTCAATTTCACGATTTGATTGTCCGCATGCAATCAGGTTTCCTACAAAAACATTTCGGGAAAACATTATCTACGAAAGAACGAGATCGGGAACGAGCGACGCTCGTGCGTCGAACGTTAGATCAAGGCTTAGTTTGA